In one Streptomyces venezuelae genomic region, the following are encoded:
- a CDS encoding RelA/SpoT family protein: MPDESQPLTAAKAAQQGKEASAGSVAPAKKAAGAQGATSAQRVQGDVSRGDKPAEQPRPKPPADHHPTAPAIRPATGQPSRSGSSNRVRARLARLGVQRSNPYNPVLEPLLRIVRSNDPKIETSTLRQIERAYQVAERWHRGQKRKSGDPYITHPLAVTTILAELGMDPATLMAGLLHDTVEDTEYGLDTLKRDFGDQVALLVDGVTKLDKVKFGEAAQAETVRKMVVAMAKDPRVLVIKLADRLHNMRTMRYLKREKQEKKARETLEIYAPLAHRLGMNTIKWELEDLAFAILYPKMYDEIVRLVAERAPKRDEYLAIVTDEVQADLRAARIKATVTGRPKHYYSVYQKMIVRGRDFAEIYDLVGIRVLVDTVRDCYAALGTVHARWNPVPGRFKDYIAMPKFNMYQSLHTTVIGPNGKPVELQIRTFDMHRRAEYGIAAHWKYKQEAVAGASKVRTDVPKKAGGKDDHLNDMAWLRQLLDWQKETEDPSEFLESLRFDLSRNEVFVFTPKGDVIALPAGATPVDFSYAVHTEVGHRTIGARVNGRLVPLESTLDNGDLVEVFTSKAAGAGPSRDWLGFVKSPRARNKIRAWFSKERRDEAIEQGKDAIARAMRKQNLPIQRILTGDSLVTLAHEMRYPDISSLYAAIGEGHVTAQSVVQKLVQALGGEEAANEDIAESAPPSRGRSKRRSNADPGVVVKGVDDVWVKLARCCTPVPGDPIIGFVTRGSGVSVHRSDCVNVDSLSREPERILEVEWAPTQSSVFLVAIQVEALDRSRLLSDVTRILSDQHVNILSAAVQTSRDRVATSRFTFEMGDPKHLGHVLKAVRGVEGVYDVYRVTSARRP, translated from the coding sequence GGAGGCCTCGGCCGGATCCGTGGCGCCCGCGAAGAAGGCCGCGGGCGCGCAGGGCGCCACGTCCGCGCAGCGCGTCCAGGGAGACGTCTCCCGGGGCGACAAGCCGGCCGAGCAGCCCCGCCCGAAGCCGCCCGCGGACCACCATCCGACGGCTCCGGCGATCCGGCCCGCCACCGGCCAGCCCTCGCGTTCCGGTTCGTCCAACCGCGTGCGGGCCCGGCTCGCCCGCCTCGGAGTCCAGCGCTCGAACCCGTACAACCCTGTCCTGGAGCCCCTGCTGCGCATAGTGCGCAGCAACGACCCCAAGATCGAGACGTCGACGCTCCGCCAGATCGAGCGGGCCTACCAGGTCGCGGAGCGCTGGCACCGCGGCCAGAAGCGCAAGAGCGGCGATCCGTACATCACGCACCCGCTCGCCGTGACGACCATCCTCGCCGAGCTCGGCATGGACCCCGCCACCCTGATGGCCGGGCTCCTGCACGACACCGTCGAGGACACCGAGTACGGCCTGGACACCCTCAAGCGCGACTTCGGCGACCAGGTCGCCCTGCTCGTCGACGGCGTCACCAAGCTGGACAAGGTCAAGTTCGGCGAGGCCGCGCAGGCCGAGACCGTGCGCAAGATGGTCGTCGCCATGGCCAAGGACCCCCGCGTCCTGGTCATCAAGCTCGCCGACCGCCTGCACAACATGCGCACGATGCGGTACCTCAAGCGCGAGAAGCAGGAGAAGAAGGCCCGCGAGACGCTGGAGATCTACGCTCCGCTGGCGCACCGCCTGGGCATGAACACCATCAAGTGGGAGCTGGAGGACCTCGCCTTCGCGATCCTCTACCCCAAGATGTACGACGAGATCGTGCGCCTCGTCGCCGAGCGCGCCCCCAAGCGCGACGAGTACCTCGCCATAGTGACCGACGAGGTCCAGGCCGACCTGCGCGCCGCCCGCATCAAGGCGACCGTCACAGGACGCCCGAAGCACTACTACAGCGTCTACCAGAAGATGATCGTCCGCGGCCGTGACTTCGCGGAGATCTACGACCTGGTGGGGATTCGTGTCCTTGTCGACACGGTCCGCGACTGTTACGCCGCCCTCGGCACCGTGCACGCGCGATGGAACCCGGTCCCCGGCCGGTTCAAGGACTACATCGCGATGCCGAAGTTCAACATGTACCAGTCGCTGCACACGACGGTCATCGGCCCCAACGGCAAGCCCGTCGAGCTCCAGATCCGCACGTTCGACATGCACCGCCGCGCCGAGTACGGCATCGCCGCGCACTGGAAGTACAAGCAGGAGGCCGTCGCGGGCGCCTCCAAGGTCCGCACCGACGTGCCGAAGAAGGCCGGCGGCAAGGACGACCACCTCAACGACATGGCGTGGCTGCGCCAGCTCCTCGACTGGCAGAAGGAGACCGAGGACCCCAGCGAGTTCCTGGAGTCCCTGCGCTTCGACCTGTCGCGCAACGAGGTCTTCGTCTTCACCCCGAAGGGCGACGTCATAGCGCTCCCGGCGGGCGCCACCCCCGTCGACTTCTCGTACGCGGTGCACACCGAGGTCGGCCACCGCACCATAGGAGCGCGGGTCAACGGCCGTCTCGTACCGCTCGAATCGACCCTGGACAACGGCGACCTGGTGGAGGTCTTCACCTCCAAGGCGGCCGGCGCGGGACCGTCCCGCGACTGGCTCGGTTTCGTCAAGTCGCCGCGGGCGCGCAACAAGATCCGCGCGTGGTTCTCCAAGGAGCGCCGCGACGAGGCCATCGAGCAGGGCAAGGACGCCATCGCGCGGGCCATGCGCAAGCAGAACCTGCCGATCCAGCGCATCCTCACCGGCGACTCACTGGTCACCCTCGCCCACGAGATGCGCTACCCCGACATCTCGTCGCTGTACGCGGCGATCGGCGAGGGACACGTCACCGCGCAGTCCGTCGTGCAGAAGCTCGTCCAGGCGCTCGGCGGCGAGGAGGCCGCCAACGAGGACATCGCCGAGAGCGCGCCGCCGTCCCGCGGCCGCAGCAAGCGCCGCTCCAACGCCGACCCCGGCGTCGTCGTCAAGGGCGTCGACGACGTGTGGGTCAAGCTCGCCCGCTGCTGCACGCCCGTGCCGGGCGACCCCATCATCGGCTTCGTCACGCGCGGCAGCGGCGTATCGGTTCACCGCAGCGACTGCGTGAACGTCGACTCGCTCTCGCGCGAACCCGAGCGCATCCTCGAGGTCGAGTGGGCGCCCACCCAGTCCTCGGTCTTCCTCGTCGCCATCCAGGTCGAGGCCCTGGACCGCTCGCGCCTCCTGTCGGACGTCACACGGATCCTCTCGGACCAGCACGTGAACATCCTGTCGGCGGCCGTGCAGACCTCCCGCGACCGCGTCGCCACGTCCCGCTTCACCTTCGAGATGGGCGACCCGAAGCACCTCGGCCATGTGCTCAAGGCCGTCAGGGGAGTCGAGGGCGTGTACGACGTGTACCGGGTGACGTCGGCGCGCAGGCCGTAA
- a CDS encoding DUF349 domain-containing protein, producing MSSDPWGRVDETGTVYVRTADGGERVVGSWQAGSPDEALAYFERKYDGLVVEIGLLERRVKTTDLSAKDATTAIDHLRQQVDEAHAVGDLDALGKRLDKLVESVDARREERKVQKAKQSDEARHAKEALVVEAEELAQSEQWRAAGERLRALVDTWKGLPRLDRKSDDELWHRFSHARSAFSKRRKAHFASLDAQREEARKAKEKLVGEAEALSNSTDWGPTAARYRELMADWKAAGRAQREHEDDLWNRFRGAQDVFFAARSAVFAERDAEQGENLKLKEELAAEAEKLVPVTDLKSARAAFRAINERWEAIGHVPRDARPKVEGRMHAVERALQESEEAEWRRTNPEARARAEGLTGQLQAAVDKLQGQIETARAAGNNAKADKLQRELDGRQALLDQALKGLHEFGG from the coding sequence GTGAGCAGCGACCCGTGGGGCCGCGTCGACGAGACGGGGACCGTGTACGTGCGTACGGCCGACGGCGGCGAGCGAGTGGTCGGTTCGTGGCAGGCAGGATCTCCGGACGAGGCCCTGGCTTACTTCGAGCGCAAGTACGACGGTCTGGTCGTCGAGATCGGACTTCTCGAGCGCCGGGTGAAAACCACCGACCTGTCGGCCAAGGACGCGACGACCGCCATCGATCACCTGCGTCAGCAGGTCGACGAGGCGCACGCGGTCGGCGATCTGGACGCCCTGGGCAAGCGGCTCGACAAGCTCGTGGAGAGCGTCGACGCGCGCCGCGAGGAGCGCAAGGTCCAGAAGGCCAAGCAGTCCGACGAGGCGCGGCACGCCAAGGAGGCGCTGGTCGTCGAGGCCGAGGAGCTGGCCCAGAGCGAGCAGTGGCGGGCGGCCGGCGAGCGGCTGCGGGCCCTGGTGGACACCTGGAAGGGTCTGCCGCGGCTCGACCGCAAGTCGGACGACGAGCTGTGGCACCGTTTCTCGCACGCCCGCTCGGCGTTCTCCAAGCGCCGCAAGGCGCACTTCGCCTCGCTGGACGCGCAGCGCGAGGAGGCCCGCAAGGCCAAGGAGAAGCTGGTCGGCGAGGCCGAGGCGCTGTCGAACTCGACGGACTGGGGCCCGACGGCCGCGCGGTACCGCGAGCTGATGGCCGACTGGAAGGCCGCGGGCCGCGCCCAGCGCGAACACGAGGACGACCTGTGGAACCGCTTCCGCGGCGCCCAGGACGTGTTCTTCGCGGCGCGCAGCGCGGTCTTCGCGGAGCGCGACGCGGAGCAGGGCGAGAACCTGAAGCTGAAGGAGGAGCTGGCCGCCGAGGCGGAGAAGCTCGTCCCGGTGACGGACCTGAAGTCGGCGCGTGCCGCCTTCCGTGCCATCAACGAGCGGTGGGAGGCCATCGGTCACGTCCCGCGTGACGCCCGCCCCAAGGTCGAGGGCCGGATGCACGCCGTGGAGCGGGCGCTGCAGGAGTCCGAGGAGGCCGAGTGGCGCCGGACCAACCCGGAGGCACGGGCTCGGGCCGAGGGCCTCACCGGTCAGCTGCAGGCCGCCGTGGACAAGCTCCAGGGCCAGATCGAGACCGCTCGCGCCGCGGGCAACAACGCGAAGGCCGACAAGCTGCAGCGTGAGCTCGACGGCCGTCAGGCGCTGCTGGACCAGGCGCTGAAGGGTCTGCACGAGTTCGGCGGCTGA
- a CDS encoding peptidylprolyl isomerase, producing MVSQEQRRKQLAREKMVRQQQRREAARRRARARNAVIAGALAVVVAGGAVSYAAGAFDGDDTKDEASASPSSTPKDPCAKAAPGKVKPLSFKKEPALTIDKSADYTMDLTTTCGDIALDLDAAKAPHTVNSFDFLAKKGYLDHTKCHRLTTGGIYVLQCGDPKGDGTGTPGYRIPDENLKDKRLKGKVYPAGTVAMANQYNAQTKKGRNSGGSQFFLVYQDSQLPPDYTPFGTISDSGMKVLKKIAAAGESTGQGDGAPNANVVIDKATVTKN from the coding sequence GTGGTCAGCCAGGAACAGCGGCGCAAGCAGCTCGCCCGGGAGAAGATGGTGCGCCAGCAGCAGCGGCGGGAGGCCGCGCGGCGCAGGGCACGGGCGCGCAACGCGGTGATCGCGGGCGCCCTCGCGGTGGTCGTGGCGGGCGGCGCGGTGTCGTACGCGGCGGGCGCCTTCGACGGGGACGACACCAAGGACGAGGCGAGCGCGAGCCCCAGCAGCACCCCGAAGGACCCGTGCGCGAAGGCCGCGCCCGGCAAGGTGAAGCCGCTGAGCTTCAAGAAGGAGCCCGCGCTCACGATCGACAAGTCCGCCGACTACACGATGGACCTGACGACGACGTGCGGCGACATCGCCCTCGACCTGGACGCGGCGAAGGCCCCGCACACGGTCAACTCCTTCGACTTCCTGGCGAAGAAAGGCTACCTCGACCACACCAAGTGCCACCGTCTGACGACGGGCGGCATCTACGTCCTGCAGTGCGGCGACCCCAAGGGCGACGGGACGGGCACCCCCGGTTACCGGATCCCGGACGAGAACCTCAAGGACAAGCGCCTCAAGGGGAAGGTGTATCCGGCGGGCACGGTCGCGATGGCGAACCAGTACAACGCGCAGACCAAGAAGGGCCGGAACAGCGGCGGCAGCCAGTTCTTCCTCGTCTACCAGGACAGTCAGCTGCCACCCGACTACACACCGTTCGGGACCATTTCCGATTCGGGGATGAAGGTCCTGAAGAAGATCGCCGCCGCGGGCGAGAGCACCGGGCAGGGCGACGGCGCTCCGAACGCGAACGTCGTCATCGACAAGGCCACCGTCACGAAGAACTGA
- a CDS encoding MBL fold metallo-hydrolase: protein MLIAGFPAGAWGTNCYLVAPAAGEECVIIDPGHQAAQGVEDALKKHRLKPVAVILTHGHIDHVASVVPVCGAHDVPAWIHPSDRYMMSDPEKALGRSIGMPLMGELTVGEPDDVRELSDGAGLKLAGLDFSVAHAPGHTKGSVTFQMPETQEIPSVFFSGDLLFAGSIGRTDLPGGSHPEILESLARVCLPLDDSTVVLSGHGPQTSIGQERATNPYMRQVAAGLGADETSAPRRGM, encoded by the coding sequence GTGCTCATTGCCGGGTTCCCCGCCGGGGCCTGGGGCACCAATTGCTACCTGGTCGCCCCCGCCGCAGGCGAGGAGTGCGTGATCATCGACCCGGGCCACCAGGCCGCCCAGGGAGTCGAGGACGCACTCAAGAAGCATCGGCTCAAGCCCGTCGCGGTCATCCTCACCCACGGCCACATCGACCATGTCGCCTCGGTCGTCCCGGTGTGCGGAGCGCACGACGTGCCCGCGTGGATCCACCCCTCGGACCGGTACATGATGAGCGACCCCGAGAAGGCGCTCGGCCGCTCCATCGGGATGCCGCTCATGGGCGAGCTGACGGTGGGGGAGCCGGACGACGTGCGGGAGCTGTCCGACGGCGCGGGGCTGAAGCTGGCCGGGCTCGACTTCTCCGTCGCGCACGCGCCGGGCCATACGAAGGGGTCGGTGACCTTCCAGATGCCCGAGACGCAGGAGATCCCCTCGGTCTTCTTCTCGGGCGATCTGCTCTTCGCCGGCTCCATCGGACGCACCGACCTGCCCGGCGGCAGCCACCCGGAGATCCTCGAGTCGCTGGCACGCGTGTGCCTGCCGCTCGACGACTCGACCGTGGTGCTGTCCGGCCACGGCCCCCAGACATCCATCGGCCAGGAGCGCGCCACCAACCCGTACATGCGGCAGGTGGCAGCCGGCCTGGGCGCGGACGAGACGTCCGCCCCGCGACGAGGAATGTGA
- the hisS gene encoding histidine--tRNA ligase: MSTFKAPKGTYDLLPPDSAKFLAVREAIAAPLRNSGYGYIETPGFENVELFARGVGESTDIVTKEMYAFTTKGGDELALRPEGTASVLRAALEGNLHKAGNLPVKLWYSGSYYRYERPQKGRYRHFSQVGAEAIGAEDPALDAELIILADQAYRALGLRNFRILLNSLGDKECRPVYRAALQEFLRGLDLDEETRRRIDINPLRVLDDKRADVQEQLVGAPSLRDYLCDACKAYHEQVRELITAAGVAFEDDEKLVRGLDYYTRTTFEFVHDGLGSQSAVGGGGRYDGLSEMIGGPSLPSVGWALGVDRTVLALEAEGVELELPASTSVFAVPLGDEARRVLFAKVTELRKAGVAADFSYGGKGLKGAMKNANRSGARFTVVAGERDLAEGVVQLKDMESGEQSAVAVDDVVAVLTAKLA, encoded by the coding sequence GTGAGCACCTTCAAGGCCCCCAAGGGCACGTACGACCTGCTTCCGCCGGACTCCGCGAAGTTCCTGGCGGTCCGCGAGGCCATCGCCGCGCCGCTGCGCAACTCCGGCTACGGCTACATCGAGACGCCCGGGTTCGAGAACGTCGAGCTGTTCGCGCGCGGTGTCGGTGAGTCCACCGACATCGTCACCAAGGAGATGTACGCCTTCACCACCAAGGGCGGCGACGAGCTCGCGCTGCGCCCCGAAGGCACCGCCTCCGTGCTGCGCGCGGCCCTGGAGGGCAACCTCCACAAGGCGGGCAACCTCCCCGTCAAGCTCTGGTACTCGGGCTCCTACTACCGGTACGAGCGCCCCCAGAAGGGCCGCTACAGGCACTTCTCCCAGGTCGGCGCCGAGGCGATCGGCGCCGAGGACCCGGCGCTCGACGCCGAGCTGATCATCCTGGCCGACCAGGCGTACCGCGCCCTCGGCCTGCGGAACTTCCGCATCCTGCTCAACTCGCTCGGCGACAAGGAGTGCCGCCCCGTCTACCGCGCCGCGCTCCAGGAGTTCCTGCGCGGCCTGGACCTGGACGAGGAGACACGTCGACGTATCGACATCAACCCGCTGCGGGTCCTCGACGACAAGCGGGCCGACGTCCAGGAGCAGCTGGTCGGCGCGCCCTCCCTGCGCGACTACCTGTGCGACGCGTGCAAGGCGTACCACGAACAGGTCCGCGAGCTGATCACGGCGGCGGGCGTCGCCTTCGAGGACGACGAGAAGCTCGTCCGCGGCCTGGACTACTACACCCGCACCACCTTCGAGTTCGTCCACGACGGCCTCGGCTCGCAGTCCGCCGTCGGCGGCGGCGGGCGCTACGACGGCCTCTCCGAGATGATCGGCGGCCCCTCGCTGCCGTCGGTCGGCTGGGCGCTCGGCGTGGACCGCACGGTGCTCGCCCTGGAGGCGGAGGGCGTGGAGCTCGAACTGCCCGCGTCCACCAGCGTGTTCGCGGTGCCGCTCGGCGACGAGGCGCGCCGCGTCCTGTTCGCCAAGGTGACCGAGCTGCGCAAGGCGGGCGTCGCCGCGGACTTCTCGTACGGCGGGAAGGGCCTCAAGGGCGCGATGAAGAACGCCAACCGCAGCGGTGCGCGCTTCACCGTCGTCGCCGGTGAGCGCGACCTCGCCGAGGGCGTCGTCCAGCTCAAGGACATGGAGTCCGGCGAGCAGAGCGCCGTCGCGGTCGACGACGTCGTCGCGGTGCTCACGGCGAAGCTGGCGTAA
- a CDS encoding vitamin K epoxide reductase family protein: MSKTMSAKDGALDDQERTVAPRSVGGSRALALLLVITGAGGLLASWIITLDKFELLKDPNFQPGCSINPVVACGSIMKSEQAEAFGFPNPMLGLVAYGIVICVGMSLLAGARFPRWYWLTFNAGTLFGVGFCTWLMIQSLYHINALCLWCTLAWIMTLVMFWYVTSSNIRAGFLPAPAWAKTFLADFTWALPVMHTGVIAMLILTRWGADLWA; this comes from the coding sequence ATGAGCAAAACGATGTCAGCGAAGGACGGCGCCCTGGACGACCAGGAGCGCACGGTCGCTCCCCGGTCCGTCGGCGGCAGCCGCGCGCTCGCCCTGCTCCTGGTGATCACCGGCGCGGGCGGTCTGCTCGCCTCCTGGATCATCACGCTCGACAAGTTCGAGCTCCTGAAGGACCCGAACTTCCAGCCGGGCTGCAGCATCAACCCGGTCGTCGCCTGCGGCAGCATCATGAAGAGCGAGCAGGCCGAGGCGTTCGGCTTCCCGAACCCGATGCTGGGCCTGGTCGCCTACGGCATCGTGATCTGCGTCGGCATGAGCCTCCTCGCGGGAGCCCGTTTCCCCCGCTGGTACTGGCTGACGTTCAACGCGGGCACGCTCTTCGGCGTCGGCTTCTGCACCTGGCTGATGATCCAGTCGCTCTACCACATCAACGCGCTCTGCCTCTGGTGCACGCTCGCCTGGATCATGACGCTGGTGATGTTCTGGTACGTCACCTCGTCCAACATCCGCGCCGGTTTCCTGCCCGCGCCCGCCTGGGCCAAGACCTTCCTCGCGGACTTCACCTGGGCGCTGCCGGTGATGCACACCGGCGTCATCGCGATGCTGATCCTCACCCGCTGGGGCGCCGACCTCTGGGCCTGA
- a CDS encoding replication-associated recombination protein A → MEPDLFTAAAEDRQEKDPSSSPLAVRMRPRTLDEVVGQQHLLKPGSPLRRLVGEGGGGPAGPSSVFLWGPPGIGKTTLAYVVSKATNKRFVELSAITAGVKEVRAVIDGARRAMGGHGKETVLFLDEIHRFSKAQQDSLLPAVENRWVTLIAATTENPYFSIISPLLSRSLLLTLEPLTDDDLRGLLRRALIDERGLAGAVELPEEAEEHLLRIAGGDARRALTALEAGAGSALAKGEEAITLQTLEESVDRAAVKYDRDGDQHYDVASALIKSIRGSDVDAALHYLARMIEAGEDPRFIARRLMISASEDIGLADPTALPTAVAAAQAVAMIGFPEAALTLSHATIALALAPKSNAATIAIQQAQADVRGGLAGPVPPHLRDGHYKGAAKLGHAQGYVYPHDVPGGIATQQYAPDTIEGKRYYQPTRYGAEARYADVVERVRSRLKGEQPES, encoded by the coding sequence GTGGAGCCCGATCTGTTCACCGCCGCAGCCGAAGACCGCCAGGAGAAGGACCCGTCCAGCAGCCCCCTGGCCGTCCGGATGCGCCCCCGCACCCTCGACGAGGTCGTCGGCCAGCAGCATCTGCTGAAGCCCGGCTCGCCGCTGCGCCGCCTCGTCGGCGAGGGCGGCGGAGGACCCGCCGGACCGTCCTCGGTGTTCCTGTGGGGCCCGCCCGGCATCGGCAAGACCACCCTTGCGTACGTGGTCTCCAAGGCCACGAACAAGCGCTTCGTCGAGCTCTCCGCGATCACGGCGGGCGTCAAGGAAGTGCGCGCCGTGATCGACGGCGCCCGCCGTGCCATGGGCGGCCACGGCAAGGAGACCGTCCTCTTCCTCGACGAGATCCACCGCTTCAGCAAGGCGCAGCAGGACTCCCTGCTGCCCGCCGTGGAGAACCGCTGGGTCACGCTGATCGCGGCGACCACCGAGAACCCGTACTTCTCGATCATCTCCCCGCTCCTGTCCCGCTCCCTGCTGCTCACCCTCGAACCGCTCACCGACGACGACCTGCGCGGCCTGCTGCGCCGGGCGCTCATCGACGAGCGGGGTCTGGCCGGCGCCGTGGAGCTGCCCGAGGAGGCGGAGGAGCACCTGCTCCGGATCGCCGGCGGTGACGCCCGGCGTGCGCTCACGGCGCTGGAGGCGGGTGCGGGCTCGGCGCTCGCCAAGGGCGAGGAGGCGATCACACTCCAGACCCTGGAGGAGTCGGTCGACCGGGCCGCCGTGAAGTACGACCGCGACGGCGACCAGCACTACGACGTGGCGAGCGCCCTCATCAAGTCCATCCGCGGCTCGGACGTGGACGCCGCCCTGCACTATCTGGCCCGCATGATCGAGGCGGGGGAGGACCCCCGTTTCATCGCCCGGCGCCTGATGATCTCCGCCAGCGAGGACATCGGCCTCGCCGACCCGACGGCCCTGCCCACCGCGGTCGCCGCCGCCCAGGCCGTCGCGATGATCGGCTTCCCGGAGGCCGCGCTCACCCTCAGCCACGCCACGATCGCGCTGGCCCTCGCCCCGAAGTCGAACGCCGCGACGATCGCGATCCAGCAGGCACAGGCCGACGTCCGCGGCGGCCTCGCAGGCCCTGTTCCGCCGCACCTGCGCGATGGGCACTACAAGGGCGCGGCCAAGCTGGGCCACGCCCAGGGGTACGTCTACCCGCACGACGTCCCCGGCGGCATCGCCACCCAGCAGTACGCACCGGACACGATCGAGGGCAAGCGGTACTACCAGCCCACTCGGTACGGGGCCGAGGCGCGGTACGCCGACGTGGTCGAGCGGGTCCGGTCCCGCCTCAAGGGTGAGCAGCCCGAGAGCTAG
- a CDS encoding HNH endonuclease family protein yields the protein MGRAAGTAAGAVLVLAAVATACTPPQLDRADARRTSRPPATAAPLASPGFPPTADRARDQLDRLTVAWGKNWQTYQRSEFGEGWSDETDAPGGRNGCDTRDDVLRRDLRDLREDARNPCAVLSGTLRDPYTGRELPYHYRRASQIQTDHVVALGAAWRAGAWAWTPDRRLTYANDLDVLLAADKETNYAKSSWTPDKWKPPRKEYWCEYGRRWTGIKAKYALTVTAPEKRALQELLATCG from the coding sequence ATGGGCAGAGCTGCCGGTACCGCTGCGGGCGCGGTCCTCGTCCTTGCCGCTGTGGCGACGGCCTGCACGCCGCCGCAGCTGGACCGCGCGGACGCCCGCCGTACGTCGCGCCCTCCCGCGACGGCAGCCCCCCTCGCCAGCCCCGGCTTCCCGCCCACCGCGGACCGGGCGCGCGACCAGCTCGACCGCCTCACCGTGGCGTGGGGCAAGAACTGGCAGACGTACCAGCGCTCCGAGTTCGGCGAGGGCTGGTCGGACGAGACCGACGCCCCCGGCGGGCGCAACGGCTGCGACACCCGCGACGACGTCCTGCGCCGCGACCTGAGGGACCTGCGCGAGGACGCCCGCAACCCCTGTGCCGTGCTCTCTGGGACCTTGCGCGACCCGTACACCGGCAGGGAGCTGCCGTACCACTACCGCCGCGCTTCCCAGATCCAGACCGACCACGTCGTCGCGCTCGGCGCCGCCTGGCGGGCCGGTGCCTGGGCCTGGACCCCGGACCGGCGCCTGACCTACGCCAACGACCTGGACGTCCTGCTCGCCGCGGACAAGGAAACCAATTACGCGAAGAGCAGCTGGACCCCCGACAAGTGGAAGCCGCCCCGCAAGGAATACTGGTGCGAGTACGGGCGGCGCTGGACCGGCATCAAGGCCAAGTACGCGCTGACCGTCACCGCCCCCGAGAAACGGGCCCTCCAGGAGCTCCTCGCCACCTGCGGCTGA
- the rpsD gene encoding 30S ribosomal protein S4 — MPNQSRPKVKKSRALGIALTPKAVKYFEARPYPPGEHGRGRKQNSDYKVRLLEKQRLRAQYDLSERQLVRAYERASKTQLKTGEALVIELERRLDALVLRSGIARTIYQARQMVVHGHIEVNGGKVDKPSYRVRPDDVVMVRERSREKPLFQVAREGGFAPDGETPRYLQVNLKALAFRLDRDPNRKEIPVICDEQLVVEYYAR, encoded by the coding sequence ATGCCGAACCAGTCCCGCCCCAAGGTCAAGAAGTCGCGTGCCCTCGGCATCGCGCTGACCCCGAAGGCCGTCAAGTACTTCGAGGCCCGTCCCTACCCGCCGGGCGAGCACGGCCGTGGGCGCAAGCAGAACTCCGACTACAAGGTCCGTCTGCTCGAGAAGCAGCGTCTGCGCGCGCAGTACGACCTCTCGGAGCGCCAGCTCGTCCGTGCCTACGAGCGTGCGTCCAAGACGCAGCTCAAGACCGGTGAGGCCCTGGTCATCGAGCTGGAGCGTCGTCTCGACGCCCTGGTTCTGCGTTCGGGCATCGCCCGCACGATCTACCAGGCCCGCCAGATGGTCGTGCACGGCCACATCGAGGTCAACGGCGGCAAGGTCGACAAGCCGTCGTACCGCGTCCGTCCCGACGACGTCGTGATGGTCCGCGAGCGCAGCCGCGAGAAGCCGCTGTTCCAGGTCGCGCGCGAGGGTGGTTTCGCCCCCGACGGTGAGACCCCGCGCTACCTCCAGGTGAACCTGAAGGCCCTGGCCTTCCGCCTGGACCGCGACCCGAACCGCAAGGAGATCCCCGTGATCTGCGACGAGCAGCTCGTCGTCGAGTACTACGCCCGCTGA